Proteins encoded by one window of Cydia fagiglandana chromosome Z, ilCydFagi1.1, whole genome shotgun sequence:
- the LOC134678759 gene encoding uncharacterized protein LOC134678759 yields MGLTEWVADTLSVLTILSCGFMKVPQIQHLRQARNADGLMLQAMIMEISGYTTMTLYNYTNSYSLITYLEYPLILLQSYILLYYTLKYKRKLYRTVTTASAVTYWTIVVCFVTGILPSSILTYLTPLCTPLSGMSKVMYIVGIIMDGNADAVSLTTWVISIATNLARIFTVYTDSKDFNLMTNFTISTILSTGVLVTAIIFKCGPEPPPPCPPDLPRSRRKSTHVD; encoded by the exons ATGGGGCTGACGGAGTGGGTGGCGGACACGCTCAGCGTGCTGACCATCCTCTCATGTGGCTTCATGAAG GTGCCGCAGATCCAGCACCTGCGGCAGGCGAGGAACGCAGACGGGCTGATGCTGCAAGCCATGATCATGGAGATATCGGG CTACACAACAATGACGCTGTACAACTACACGAACAGCTACTCGCTCATCACCTACCTGGAGTACCCCCTGATCCTGCTGCAGAGCTACATACTGCTGTACTACACCCTGAAGTACAAGAGGAAACTGTACAGAACTGTGACGACGGCGTCCGCGGTCACGTATTGGACGATCGTTGTGTGCTTCGTCACCGGCATCTTACCGAGCTCCATACTTACGTATCTGACG CCCCTGTGCACTCCTCTGAGCGGCATGTCCAAGGTCATGTACATCGTCGGGATCATAATGGACGGCAACGCTGATGCTGTGTCGCTCACCACGTGGGTCATCTCCATCGCCACCAACTTGG CTCGCATTTTCACCGTGTACACGGACTCTAAGGACTTCAACCTCATGACCAACTTCACGATCTCCACAATCCTGAGCACCGGGGTCCTGGTCACCGCCATCATCTTCAAGTGCGGCCCGGAGCCCCCGCCGCCCTGCCCCCCGGACCTGCCCCGCAGTCGCCGGAAGAGCACACACGTTGATTAA